From the Sebastes umbrosus isolate fSebUmb1 chromosome 23, fSebUmb1.pri, whole genome shotgun sequence genome, the window GACATTATATTACCGGACGCCACAAAGCTTTGAGAGGTGGTTCACCCaagttatataaaaaaacattttatcacTTAGCTCTAGTGGTATCTATtacatgcagatagttttggttttatgtgcCCACCAATTAGCCCAATATAATGGACATGAGcaccctttaaaaaaatgaacaatgtGTCTTTCAGAAACAACGTCCCGGATAGAACTACTTTGTACCAAAGAAATAGTCTGAGTAGAAAACCCCAAAACatctgcatggctagataccTCCAGTTCaggggtgcccaaactttttcccttggagggccaaaactggagcTCAATGGTGCAAAAGTAAACACcttttgtattgttaagatgcatGATGGTACTATGATTCAAAGTTCCCCTTATTGAATATTATTTAAGCTTTTATATAGctaaccccttaaaacccacctgctgaatacaattcCATTCATACCctatttatgcatttccaagactgttcagggaccccagcatgcagaaatattcaaatacacaatttttagaataggcaaaaataactaatttatactgcattaaaaaaacggtatgtttttgccccaaactgcatgtgattatcataacgtgggcatgtctgtaaaggggagactcgtagggtaccaatagaacccattttcattcacatatcttgaggtcagaggtcaagggacccctttgaaattggccatgccagtttttccttcccgacaagcttatacgatatggttggtaccaatggattccttaggttttctagtttcatatgataccagtatcttctctctctaaaactgaacctgctacaacctctgagagACTGTTAAGTCAGTCAGGATCGCCGGCAATCCTGTGGgacttttaatttaaaaaaaagtaagaatttgtcttgttgttttttgggtGAAGCAACCCTTTACTATGGGAGTGAAACAGGGAGTATCTTATGAATAATATAATTATGCATGATATGATCTCCACAATAAATGATCTAAAATTAGACACCTTGCAGTTTCAGTTATTTACCACAAGGTGGAAGTATAAAAACATCACCAGACATGGTTTCCACTGTTTCATTCATCAACCCAAATAGTGGACAATCTAACAAACCTTCATGAAAAACTTAAGTCAACAttgtttttctaatttattGCACTCTAATTAATCCTAAATGATCAGTTTAAACTCACTCAGAATGAATGATCTTCACTGATATACTCACCCACTGGTCCATCGTGGGACACGGTATGCATGCTGAAGGAGAGCTCCTTCTCCGGGTCCTTATGAAGCTCCTTCCTTAGCGCAAACGCCTTGGCGATCATCTTGCTCTTCTTGATCCTCTTGGGTTCGTTGTCACTGCGGCCGATAATCCTGACGCGGGAAACAGAACAGCAGGTTtagacagagagacactgaCAGTCAGCCATGTCCCATTGGGCAAGATTTCCTGAACGCTCTCTCATTTTACGTCACTCTGAGTGACGAGTGACGTGATGAGTCTTATGCCCACATTGAAAACAATAATTCCAAGAAGctgaataacagtttttttttcaaagaagaAAGGAAACTAATTCCTGGGAGTCAAATCCAAGTCACAGTGAGCCCTTGTGAGCGCTCTTACAAAACCGAGGATTAACACTGCAAACCTAAACGCACACACGGGATTCTGACTACATGTATGCCTCCGTACTTTTGAATAATGAGAGTGAAAATCCACAGTTTTTCAAGATGTTTGGCAGGAAACGTCTGCTTGGTTAGTACATGTTTGGGTGCACAGAGATTAGAATTTTCCCACGCTGTTATCATATCTTTAAAACCAGGCGTGTAGCCGTGATGTGAACACAAGCAATGAGAAGAGACATGAGAGTATTTCAAAAGGCAGAAACATGATGATTAATGTTACACTTGATGTTTGCATACTTGCACCAGGTCCGTttccagatgaggatggtggCCTTGGTCCAGACCCACGTACTCATGGCGATTCCCGTCCCAAACATGGAGAACAGGTTGATTTTCTCCACCATCAGGCTGGGCCGGTTCTTAATGGTGCATTCTGGGATTGGCTTGTTGGTCTGCGAGGCGATCGTCACGTTGGCTTCACACCTGTTGAAAACATCCCAGAGATGATCAGTCTATGTAACTCCCACACATTCTAGCCGTGTGTGACTGAGGTACATTCAAACGCTGGATCTGGTAAATAAGAAAGTCTTTTACATGGCagggcaggagagagagagagagagcggtttACATTTTTGAGGCTAAATTAATTCCAATGCAGCCAGTGTCAACACCGTGAGGAAATAGGGCTGCATTCACCGCTGTGAGCTGAGCGGTTACGCAGCGGTTTGGAGTCTCAACAGCATCAGTTTGTGGATTTCTCTGTGCGGAGGGTTTGCAGGTGTGCAGCAACAAGCGTGCAGCAAAATCACAGGATTTCTGCACACATTAAGAAGACAAACTTACAGCACGTATTCTCTGAAGCTCCGCTCCCACTCAGCCTGGTTGAAGAAGTCGTAGAAGTGGCAGCCGAAGGTGATGAAAACAAAGCCAAAAGCGAGGAATCCAAATATACCTGACAAGGAGGAACAAATCAGATGTGAGATACCAGACACATAGAGGAAAATTTACCATAGAACAGTGGTTCCttaactttttcatgtcaaggaccacctaaactgacacaaattagaccatggacccccatttgataagattttgtccccTATCTGATaagatttttgcttttatatgttttattacagaaattGTATGAAAGCCATGACCAAAAGGGTCGTACATTCTGTCATtatgttacttatggatggattTATAGTAAAAATAATTCTTCCTCTTTTTGCTGGGCACCCCCTGGAgccccctcaaggacccctgggggtccccggaccctactttgaaaaccactaCCTTAGAATATTATGGGAAAATGTTAGATGTAGAAGTAGAATAATGTGTAATATTATtgtaaaacagacagaaattCTTCCTTTTTTGCTAATTTTTCATGTTCTTAAGGCATAACCTGGTGATAttagttaagataagataagataacccTTTGTgagtcccacagcggggaaatttgcaggattacagcagcaaaggggaacAGCGCAAATAACAAGAGgcagcagtaaaaaaaacaaaaacaagatctaataaatcagcaagtaaacaataaagatataataagTACAGTAAGTAAACAGAATGATGATCTATCAAAAGTGTGTTTAGTGTGCCCAATGACATGCTTTCTTCTTCCCCTAACACCCAGGTCTCAACTCTGATAACATAACCAGGATGGGTTTTAACCTTCATACTATTTGTCAGGTCACCACAGTGGTGTGAAATGGCACCAGATGACAGAATAGAGAAGAGAACGTACCGAGTCTCAGCATTGTCTCGTTGATTTTGCTGGCAGCTTTCTCACTCAGTAATCCCGGGTGGTTGCTCTTAATGGAAAACAAAGTCATGACACCTAAAAAAGAGAATTAAACTGCATCAGTTGGTGGTTGGTGGCTGTAGGGATGAATTTGAGGAGCACTTCTGGAGGGTCACAAAGCTTGAAAGATTTGGATAGAAGAGCTAAAACAGCTTTTACTTGAATATAAAACCGTACTCACCCCGAATGAGGAAGTAGCCGCCGACAACGAGCACCACTCCGATGGGGGCCAGCACGAACCCGGCGCGGTATCTGTAGTTTTTGTAGCCGACGAAACAGATCCCACTCACTGAGTCTCCGTCCACCTGCGGAGCATCATGCAACAAATGAGGAAAACAACTCATGACTGCATTTGTCAGTCCCAGAGTGTCAAGATTTGTCTGAGGTGAATGGCTCCCTACACACCTCTGCAATAGCCAGGATGGCCACGGTGAGGACGAAGGGGACGGACCAGGTGACCATGTGGAAGTAGGAGGTTCTGCCAGACagcggctggtgggtggtgcccAGCGCTTTGAAGGACGTGTGCCAGGCGTAGGTCAGCATGACGAACCAAATCACGCCCGACATCAGGGAATAGTACAcgatgatgaagatggtgacGCACGACAGCGTCTCTGAAGACCTGTAGAAATGTGATTTCTATGGGTTACATTTCTAATCGGGTAGGAACTCTAATGTCACGACTGATCGGGTGAAAATGTTCACTTACGAGGGCTCCCCGAGTCGCATGGTGTTGTCGCTCTTGCACACGATCTCGTCGCGCGCTCCGTCCAGGAACTGAGCTAGCCAGCCGATGCTGCCCACGAAGAAACAGGCGTTGATGTAAAAGAGGATGACAGCCGGGTAGCGGTTGGAGTTCTTCCAGTCGGCAAGAAACGTGGCCTGAAACGGAGGACATATGAAGGTTTAATCTCCTTCCCAAAAAGGCACTGAATTATGGGTATTGTAGTTTGTGTCTCACCAGGGTGAAGAAGGTGCAGAGGAGGGTGATGGTGCCAAAGTAAGCGATGTAGGCGTGCATGTCGTTGTGCTCCTCCTCAGTGAACAGAGGGTTGTCACACTGGATGCCGCAGCCCTCCACGTCCTTGTACCAACTGGACTGAATGTCCGTCTTCACCAGCGGAGCTTCACACTGGCCCGACATGTTGAACTTCAGCTTCTGCACCTCATTCTGCACACAGAGGACGCAAGGAGGAAAGGTGAgtaccctgacctttgacctgcagtgaGAAGAGACTTTCCGGTTAGGGTGTATATAACGACGGAGCGTACCGAACAGCCCACTGGGAACTTGTCACATTTGAGGAAGCTGGGCCAGCCTCTCTCCTGGTCCACGATGCTACACGGTCGACGCGTGGCCAGACACAGGCTCTGGCTGGGCAGCTCCACCCGACCGTTCTCGCATTTGGGCATGTAGATGGCACAGAGCAACGGCTGGATGACGGACCAACAGCGAGGAGCGTTCCGCAGACCTATAGGACAGATAAAATAGTCTTTAAACACCCTGAAACATTCAAGTTAGACATGAGAGATGTACGACAAGACACAGGCTACACTTATCATGATGGTGATATGGACGAGAAAATGCATAGATCAGTCAGTGATTAGAATTTACTGGCTGACTGTGATCATCATCAGTCACATCATCGAATCAATTATGTAATAGCAATTGTTTAacaaatcaatcagtcaatcaacagaaaaataattaattaacaaaaatgccaaacattttttGATTCCAGCTGCACAGATGTGAggatgctgctgttttttttgtcatacacGGTAGTTAATTTAATACTGTTGgtcagagaaaacaaacaatttgaagatgtcacattGGGCTCTCATTTTGTAGACAAACTGattgattgagaaaataatctgccGATTAATAGATAAGGAAAATAAACGGCAGTTGCTGACCTACTATTTGGATCAATCACAATTGTCAAAAGATAAGAATgcaaagattaatttgagagtAGAGTAGATTCAGGGTGATTTTGTTTAGAATATCAAATATGAACAACTAAAAGGCATCACAGGATTCCTGGACATATTGTATGTGTGTAGAGTAATAATGTTTCCAACTGGCTACAGTTTGATAGAAACAGTCAAAAGCATATTTAATCTTAACAGTAAATTATAATTTAAGATGCAGCATAATAAGGAATAGTATATGCATGATAATATTTCTCTATTTAAACATAAGGCAataatcttctatcacgatataggtaatttcatatctcaataacgatatatatcacgatatatagcatgttttctggtaattcaatgaataaatagtctgtgtgaatgaaatatttgacaaataagtacagagtattttctcattttattaagaTCTTTAGtgtaaaaatgaacataataatttcaagtgaaattatagagaaaataatgaataaatatttccagctatacactgactacatttacatgcatgcacacaataCAGAGTAATCCGATTAAGATAATAGTTTGATTTTTaactgagaaatttgagttagtatgtgcttattattatcaatttagaagATGTAATTGCGTATCACGATATCTGATTTCATCacaatgcaattccattgaaagcCGAtgaattatcatattgaattgtCGCCCAGCCCTACCTAATCATGAGCACAGTGAGAGATATTATATGAATGGATGCTACTGTAAATCACACAGGAGCCAGAATAAACCACATCCTACAACAAGGCTCCTCATCAGATTTAGGTCACCTGAGAGCCCTTCAGTGACCTGGCTCTGACAGCTCATTAGGAATGTGAAGCAGAATATCTAAAAGCCTTTTATTAGTGAGACTCTCCTATTGTTGTCTCTCTAACACCTATGGGTGACTCCTTTTGTTGCCTTTAATGGCTTTTAACCCTTCATTTCCTGTTAAGGAGCCCCATTGTCACAtcaattaacattattatcacattgaaacaaaactgaatatttgtaGTGAAACTGATCCCACTGCTTATATactacacatatatatacatattatttaaTTACTACAAATTAAAAGCCTGAAAGCGAAGTGCTCATTGCTATTTGATTTGTGGTagttaataatgtattttttagtgaaattattgttctttattatcactttcaaaataagtaaatcatgttaatattcataataaccCTATAGGTATTTACAggactttattttttacatttaatctcATATGATTCACTGTAACCACTGGGATTTCTCCTACCTCTACAGTtacaatatatttttcaaaatattattcttattataacactgtatatatatcatgAATACATAACAATGgtaataatgtgttaatattcatattaaaatgttttgtattttgatgctttggcaacactgtttctttttttaaactttcatgccaataaagccccCATTACTATTTGATTTGTGGTagttaataatgtattttttagtgAAATTATTGTTCTTAATTATCACTTTCAAAATAAGTAAATCAtgttaatattcataataaccATATAGGTAATTACAGGactatatttttgacatttacTCTCATATGATTCACTGTAATCACTGTAATTTCTCCTACCTCTACagttacaatatatatatatatatatatatatatatatatatatatatatatcattaatatataacaatagtaataatgtgttaatattcatattaaaatgttttgtattttgatgctttggcaacactgtttcttttttaaactttcatgccaataaagccccCATTACTATTTGATTTGTGGTAGttaataatgtatttgttagtgaaattattgttctttattatcactttcaaaataagtaaatcatgttaatattcataataaccATATAGGTAATTACAGGactatatttttgacatttacTCTCATATGATTCACTGTAATCACTGTAATTTCTCCTACCTCTACagttacaatatatatatattttttaaatattattcttattataacactgttatatatatatatatatatatatatatatatatatataacaatggtaataatgtgttaatattcatattaaaatgttgttgtttttttactttcatgccaataaagccccCATTACTATTTGATTTGTGGTagttaataatgtattttttagtgAAATTATCGTTCTTAATTATCACTTTCAAAATAAGTAAATCAtgttaatattcataataaccATATAGGTAATTACAGGactatatttttgacatttacTCTCATATGATTCACTGTAATCACTGTAATTTCTCCTACCTCTACagttacaatatatatatattttttaaatattattcttattataacactgtatatatctatatataacaatagtaataatgtgttaatattcatattaaaatgttgttgtttttttactttcatgccaataaagcccctttgaattgaattgaatttgttATTGGATATACAGGATGATCATCACTCTTCttgtaaatacaaaaacatgatGGAGCATCTTTTTAAACTTGGGGCCccataataaattaaaatctcACCAGACCACATGGTCAACTTCTCAAAAGCCTCCTCCTGGGTTGTGGAGTCCTCTGCCAGGAccagagaggtgtgtgtgtaaggtAGAGGTGATCCCAGACATGTGTTGTACTTCAGGGCCTCGCATGTGGACGTTTTCTTGCAGTTATCCTCGAACATGGTCCCGTTTGGAGACAACAACACCGCCTCGCAGCCGGAGAGCCAGGCGGCCCAGACACAGCACAGCAGCATCCCAACAATGGGAGACATCTTGGAGGagagatttatatttatttatctgcaaAATAAAAATTGAATTCTTCAGTGATTCCTGTTTTTCCACAAGAAAGTGTTCTTCTTTTATATTCCAGAACGTTGAGGGGACAATTCTGCGTCCCACTTCTAAACTTTCCTCGCAATCCTCCCAAACTTTTTGCTCCTacacttcttctccttctccgaTCCTTTCTGCTGCTCTTTCCTCCTGGATTCCTTCATTATCCAAAAATCAAAAACAGCTCCAAAACACTCTGGAACTCTGGAAAAAAGCGCACCATCAAGTCCAAATAAAGTGATGTATTCATTTGTAGTGTTGTAAGTATGAAAAAGACATCAGATCAGAGAAAGTTTGCAGATTCGCCCTCCCCCcacttccaaaaaaaaaaacttgccatgaaaaaaaaaaagtgtggatGTCTGTAATAGGATCTCTGTGGCTCAGATGCACCACccacttctctcctcctcctcctcctcctcctcctcctcctcctcctcctcctcctccagagccCACCCTTCTTTACAGAAAAATAAGATGATAAATGATCCTACATCTCTCTAGAAGAAGTGCTTTTTTCCTGCTGGTGAAGAGGTTTCTGTTGTGTTCTTGAATGTGtggatgttgttttttgtgtgtctctggtatgcacatggtggtggtggtggtggtgggggagaGTCAGAGCAACAGAAAACCTCCCCTCTTCTCCCATCCCCCCTCTGCTAGTGGAAGAATGTGCCTTATGGCAGCAGTGCCTTCTCATCTCAAGGACCCCCAAAACAAACTCATCTGACAGCTTTACTCTCACATCAAGAGGCTCACACACCTGGAGGATCTTTATACTAAACATGTCACCACTTCATGGGAGTGAAGTTGAAATGTTTCTCATCTTTATGAAACCCCCAGGTGGTCCTCAGATTTTTTTGAGAACTACTGATCCACCAAATGAATATACAGAGGCTATAATACAGCAGACATTTACatatttcaaatgtatttatgtgtacTCAAAAATTGTGTTTCTGATGCTGTACATTTTCTTCATTCTTTGAATAAGATATAAGATAGATTCACATGATATACGCACTGTCACTGacctagtactttttaaatctaaactcaagacttttttatttggcttttaatacctagtagcccggtgacatttttcctgtgctttttatgcacctttttatgattttatgatattttatgtttgtattcctgttattacttgatgttaatgtaaagcactttgggtaccttttggttattgtaaagggctatacaaatacattttgattgattgattgatttgaaaTGTTACAGCTGCACAAGACTCAAAGATAAAGAAGTATtagaatgaaataaatacaaattaaagatGAAATTAAAGAGAATACATTAAAGagcaatatacattatatacaataCTTCAAATTACTGTACATAAATGCATTGTACAACTATTTGTGCAAGAAATCCAGACACGTGTATTGTATAAAATATAGGTATAagtatgaataataaataatgtcggagctatttatttgtggttagtatttagttgttgttttactaataagtagtattgtttgattgattattctagatgtttgctttatttagatttaaatTTTGATAATTTTGTCATAGTTATTTGTTtggtttcattatttttcttgtttagtatatttagtttttgcataattagtattttgttttgtttgtgaattgGGTAACACTGTGGAGACCTGAGGTTATGACCAGCATGTATACCTGGATGGGCCTATGGATTTTCACCAGATCAAGAGAGGTCATAGGCTATAGCTATGAGTTCTTTGTTCTTTTGTTTGTGGAGAAATAAATCATAGAAAACATATAAACTTTACATGGACAATGAACACTTCACCCTGTGTAAACCACATACCCATGGTGCATCAGTGGCCCTTTGATTTAAGTTTTAATTGGATTTTTCTGACAAATGGCCACTACAAAtacaatatacatacatactatacctatttaataataataataatacaatattatgAAAGGACACCACGATAGAGCCATTCAACAGATAGACATGTACATCTGGTCTAATCTATACTGATCATGCAGGCTAGATCTGTATTAATTGTATTATAAGACTTTATAGTGAAAATACATGGTATACATTAGAGACACTATCACACAGatgtaagttatttttttacattcataaataCATTACTGGCTGTTTGCCTTAATGATGATGACAGTCAGAATGTCTCAGCCTTTATTAATAATCATGTATTATGAATTAGACAAAGATTTACAAGAAGTTTTGAATAGTTGTCACATGTTTATATGGCAGTAGTGAGCACgtgaatatctgtgtgtgtgggaggaaggAACACAGTTAATAACTCAAAACTACTGGTTTCCTTTGGGACATTCATAATGGACTGGGCTTCCTCTTGTAGGTTTAAGTGGCTGCAggaatctggtgtgtgaatttattttattcatttatttatttgtatttgtttattattaaaatgattatttttatttgaatttattatacatatatatatatttatattttatatttcttattttattactattattattagcattttttctcttccttgtttttgaatactttgttttttaattaacagttaCTATCTGTAATTATATGttcatattactttatttattatggtTTAGattgttgtagtcatttttcttaaggaaacaataaaaaaacatgattaaagaaaacaaacaaaacaaaactgctaAACAGAAAATATGAACATACATGAAACACAAATCTCAAACACAGTCACATTATTTTCTGCTGATTTAATTCCtaaaagtttattttaatgtgcttGAATAAGCCAGGGTACCACTAAAAACAAACTGGTCCGATCTCCGCCACGGTGCTGTTGTTATCGCATTAATTGGATGGTGCACTTGTGGTATTTGCATGGCTGCAGATGCTTTGTTTCTCTCCTGGTGGTTCTGAGAGTAAAAACTGGGTTAACTCTGCTCCctcctctatgtgtgtgtgtgtgtgtgtgtgtgtgtgtgtgtgtgtgtgtgtgcgcgtctgGGCCTCCTTGAAACCCACAGCAACATGGCCGCCTGAGTGAGTCAGAGGCAAAAACCAGGGACCACACACAGAGTGCAGGAGCCCAGgccaacacacactctcactctctctctctctcacacacacacacacacacactaaaacacaacACTAAAGAGCCATACACTGCTGTTACAACTGTCACTTTTTCATTATACTCAGCTGCTTTAACTAAATTATAACATGTCACACCCCTAAGATTGGTGATACAGCAGATTTAGTTATGTGCTAAAGGGGAAATAACACAGTAAGGGGGAGTTAGTTACCGCGGCTTTAAACTAACATAGAAATGTCATGTTTAGATTGCGGACTTGCGTCAAACATGCAGGACTGTTTTTGCTCTCCCAAAGATTACAGGCGTCAGGTTTCAGGCTGGGAATGCCTCGCAACTCAGGTTTTCATTTGCCGGGCAGAGAAAACGTGGGTGGAGATGATGAAAGGTCGCGTTGGTTTATGCGTCTTCACAGTTACATTAGACCTTTTGCCAGAGATTCAGCTCTTCATTTGAAAGAACCCTGGAATATTTTCCTCAAATTATgtgataaaaagagattaaATACTGAACTTTACATCTGCACTAAACATTTATGACCGCACTGAACCAAAATcctaacaaaaacatatttatgaagcTGAACTTTCTTCTGCTGTCAGAGCAAATCAAGCTTTAATTGGTACTGTATGGAGACAACAAGAAAGGGGGAGATTATTTTTTGGTGTTTTAgttccaagtttttttctttccacagtCAGAGAACCTCAACCAAAATACAAACTTGGCCTGTTCTAGTGACCACATCAACAAAACAACGTTGCAGCACCTCAGGCATTCACACAACGGGTTTCTTTGGTGGGGAACTGGGAATTCCCCACTCATTAGTTGAACAttattacaaaagaaaaaatgaaaaaggcaAGAGGTGAGAACAGGATATCAGCCATATACAGAATATAAACTTTGTACAGAGCC encodes:
- the smo gene encoding smoothened homolog, which translates into the protein MSPIVGMLLCCVWAAWLSGCEAVLLSPNGTMFEDNCKKTSTCEALKYNTCLGSPLPYTHTSLVLAEDSTTQEEAFEKLTMWSGLRNAPRCWSVIQPLLCAIYMPKCENGRVELPSQSLCLATRRPCSIVDQERGWPSFLKCDKFPVGCSNEVQKLKFNMSGQCEAPLVKTDIQSSWYKDVEGCGIQCDNPLFTEEEHNDMHAYIAYFGTITLLCTFFTLATFLADWKNSNRYPAVILFYINACFFVGSIGWLAQFLDGARDEIVCKSDNTMRLGEPSSSETLSCVTIFIIVYYSLMSGVIWFVMLTYAWHTSFKALGTTHQPLSGRTSYFHMVTWSVPFVLTVAILAIAEVDGDSVSGICFVGYKNYRYRAGFVLAPIGVVLVVGGYFLIRGVMTLFSIKSNHPGLLSEKAASKINETMLRLGIFGFLAFGFVFITFGCHFYDFFNQAEWERSFREYVLCEANVTIASQTNKPIPECTIKNRPSLMVEKINLFSMFGTGIAMSTWVWTKATILIWKRTWCKIIGRSDNEPKRIKKSKMIAKAFALRKELHKDPEKELSFSMHTVSHDGPVAGINFELNEPSNDVSSAWAQHVTKMVARRGAILPQDVSVTPTGTPVPPPEERNRLWMVEAEISPEMIKRKKKKKKRKKEVRPAEEAVDHQAHRQREFGRSSVPRLPKLPSHPSLVANLREQQKLEQEVLPGSYPDFQPSHPLSYEERCPYPPYQSSRNSYGRSLLSNPLTFNDRPEDLGLGPRCLPSASTWQPSGPSRYPGEMDLTDGLSERLAHVARVPAGRRAGYGPIHSRTNLMEAELMDADSDF